GGAGCTGCGCCCGCGTGACGCCCGCATCGTAGCGGATGCGGCCTGCGGGCTCGGCGCCCCTCTCCCGCGCGCGCCCCTCGATGCGGTCCGCCACCCCGGGGTTGATGTCCCACTTGTTCACGCAGACCGACGCGGGGATCTTGAAATGGTCCGCCAGTGCCAGCACGCGCTCCAGGTCGTGCTCTCCGGATACGGTCGGCTCGGTGACCACGAGCACCCGCGACGCGCCGGTCACGGACGCGATGACGGGGCAGCCGATGCCCGGCGGGCCGTCCACAATCACCAGCTCCCGGCCCTGCTCCTCCGCGACGCGCGCCGCCTCGCGGCGGACCGTGGAGACGAGCTTGCCGGAGTTCTCCGCCGCCGTGCCGAGGCGCGCGTGGACCATCGGGCCGCACCGGGTGCCGGACACCATCCAGACGCCGCAGTTGCGCTCGGGGAAATCAATCGCGCCGACGGGGCAAAACCGCACGCAGACGCCGCAGCCCTCGCAGGCCGCCGGGTCTATGGTGAACACGGCGTCCCCCGCGCCCCGGCCGTTCCTGCGCACGGCCCCGTAGCGGCAGTGGGCCAGGCAGCCCCCGCAGGCGACACAGTCGGCCTGGCGGATGACCGCCCCGTTGCCGCTGAAAAAGTCGTGCCGTTCGC
This region of Candidatus Hydrogenedentota bacterium genomic DNA includes:
- a CDS encoding 4Fe-4S binding protein; its protein translation is MRELVVISGKGGTGKTSVTASLAVLAGNAVLADCDVDAADLHLILPPQVRERHDFFSGNGAVIRQADCVACGGCLAHCRYGAVRRNGRGAGDAVFTIDPAACEGCGVCVRFCPVGAIDFPERNCGVWMVSGTRCGPMVHARLGTAAENSGKLVSTVRREAARVAEEQGRELVIVDGPPGIGCPVIASVTGASRVLVVTEPTVSGEHDLERVLALADHFKIPASVCVNKWDINPGVADRIEGRARERGAEPAGRIRYDAGVTRAQLRGLSAVETDTPGAEDIRALWRQLALTEG